One region of Termitidicoccus mucosus genomic DNA includes:
- a CDS encoding TonB-dependent receptor plug domain-containing protein has product MTLSHSLPRHAGRLFAIALAGFAANALTAIVPAQAPSPAGPSSEELVRLDRYVVSAARTQQDVKTTPSSVTVISLREMNRAQITDLRAALQTAPGVNVVETGGALGSQTSVSIRGASAAHTLFLIDGIRINSEDPTNRYANILGAGGLAGLDRVEVLRGAQSILYGSSAIGGVVSLATVRGDGSPVVTLGADGGSFGTIGGAASVSGSADLRSRSGSWGPAPLHYSMSLSALSTQNDRSHNDFKQISFASRLDCDISSKLAAGVTYRAMNNDYDEPGTLHDPSTAGHAVQRFDLITVYADWHPLEAFAFRLTYGFVDSDYDWDETAYPSTMTARRNVIDWQNTWQALEQLQLVAGLNAEWSRYDNASLILDDDVRSAYLNAVATPVKNLALTAGVRVDDYNTFDAHVTWRTGLSYRIEKTATTLRANYGTGYNAPSPNYVLGGGWYEPSPGLEPEQSKGWDFGVEQDLWGNRITLGAAWFRNEFENKFDAAWNVSGYRYRNIPGATAEGVELSLAARPHQKVGVRAAYTYLNTRDDSGARLIRQPRHALVGDVNFQATPAWLIGLGATLVADRPDDTYFDASFTQYRQKMHDYALARLYSAYEVKPGLTLRARVENLFDKEYQTVADYPGLPIGVFAGIEWKF; this is encoded by the coding sequence ATGACACTGTCACACTCGCTGCCCCGCCACGCGGGACGGCTCTTTGCCATCGCGCTCGCCGGCTTCGCCGCGAACGCCCTCACTGCCATCGTGCCCGCGCAGGCACCCTCGCCCGCCGGCCCGTCCTCTGAAGAACTGGTCCGCCTCGACCGCTACGTCGTGTCGGCGGCCCGCACGCAACAAGACGTGAAAACCACGCCCAGCAGCGTGACCGTGATTTCACTGCGGGAAATGAACCGGGCGCAGATCACCGACTTGCGCGCGGCTCTGCAAACCGCCCCCGGCGTCAATGTCGTGGAAACCGGCGGCGCCCTCGGCAGCCAGACCAGCGTCAGCATCCGCGGCGCGAGCGCGGCGCACACGCTGTTCCTCATCGACGGCATCCGCATCAACTCCGAGGATCCCACCAATCGCTATGCCAACATACTCGGCGCCGGCGGCCTCGCCGGGCTGGATCGCGTGGAGGTTTTGCGCGGCGCGCAAAGCATCCTCTACGGCAGCTCGGCCATCGGCGGCGTGGTCTCGCTCGCGACCGTGCGCGGTGACGGCTCTCCCGTCGTCACACTGGGCGCGGACGGCGGCTCGTTTGGCACTATCGGTGGCGCGGCATCTGTCTCCGGCAGCGCGGATCTGCGTTCGCGCTCCGGCAGCTGGGGTCCGGCCCCGCTCCACTACAGCATGTCGCTCTCCGCGCTCTCCACCCAAAACGACCGCTCGCACAATGATTTCAAACAAATCTCCTTTGCCTCGCGTCTCGACTGCGACATCTCGTCCAAGCTCGCCGCCGGCGTCACTTACCGTGCCATGAACAACGACTACGACGAGCCCGGCACCCTGCACGATCCCTCCACCGCCGGCCACGCCGTCCAGCGTTTCGACCTCATCACTGTCTATGCCGACTGGCACCCGCTTGAAGCCTTTGCTTTCCGCCTTACTTACGGCTTTGTCGACAGCGACTACGATTGGGATGAGACAGCCTATCCCTCGACCATGACCGCCAGGCGCAACGTCATCGACTGGCAAAACACCTGGCAGGCGCTTGAGCAACTCCAACTGGTCGCCGGCCTCAACGCCGAATGGTCGCGCTACGACAACGCCAGCCTTATCCTCGATGATGACGTGCGCTCCGCTTACCTGAATGCCGTCGCGACTCCCGTCAAAAACCTCGCGCTCACCGCAGGCGTTCGCGTCGACGATTACAACACCTTCGATGCACACGTCACATGGCGCACCGGGCTTTCCTACCGCATCGAAAAAACCGCCACCACCCTGCGCGCCAATTATGGCACCGGCTACAACGCCCCCTCGCCCAATTACGTTCTCGGCGGCGGCTGGTATGAGCCGAGCCCCGGCCTCGAGCCCGAACAATCCAAGGGCTGGGATTTCGGCGTCGAACAGGACCTATGGGGGAACCGCATCACCCTCGGCGCCGCATGGTTCCGGAATGAATTTGAGAACAAGTTCGATGCCGCCTGGAACGTGAGCGGATACCGTTACCGCAATATTCCCGGTGCCACGGCGGAAGGCGTGGAGCTTTCGCTTGCCGCCCGCCCGCATCAAAAAGTCGGCGTCCGCGCCGCCTACACCTACTTGAATACACGCGACGACTCGGGCGCCCGCCTCATTCGCCAGCCGCGTCACGCCCTCGTCGGCGATGTCAATTTCCAAGCCACTCCCGCCTGGCTCATCGGCCTCGGGGCAACCTTGGTCGCCGACCGTCCTGACGACACATATTTCGATGCCTCCTTCACCCAGTATCGGCAGAAGATGCATGACTATGCCCTCGCGCGTCTCTATTCGGCCTATGAAGTCAAACCCGGTCTCACGCTGCGCGCCCGCGTCGAAAATCTCTTCGACAAAGAATATCAGACCGTCGCCGACTACCCTGGCTTGCCCATCGGCGTGTTTGCCGGCATCGAGTGGAAATTCTGA
- a CDS encoding FecCD family ABC transporter permease, with protein MPSPSATRFALPAALLLLVGLMFVSLGIGDMNLSPARTLAGVLHQDELAAMVIWNMRLPRLLVAMLIGAALASSGLVMQAYFRNSLASPGLLGVSAGGTAGAVVVIGAGITAHSLLFLPVASIAGAFVATAMVIALARRGAGTERLLLAGIALNAMLGAVSSYVLSNATLTYERNAQILFWLLGGLEDRTWEHVKMAIPIVVAAALLWPLGRQMDLLSLGADEAQSLGVDVRRLRRWLLVLSTVLTALATAVAGSVGFVGLIVPHLLRLLVGPEHRRLVPLSLIGGAAFVVACDLVGREAGGLRIGIVTSLVGGPFFLWLLRKKT; from the coding sequence ATGCCCTCTCCTTCCGCCACCCGCTTCGCCCTTCCCGCCGCACTTCTGCTGCTGGTCGGGTTGATGTTTGTCTCGCTCGGCATAGGCGACATGAACCTCTCGCCCGCGCGCACCCTCGCCGGCGTGCTGCATCAGGACGAACTCGCCGCCATGGTGATCTGGAACATGCGGCTGCCCCGCCTCCTCGTCGCCATGCTCATCGGGGCGGCGCTCGCCTCCAGCGGCCTCGTCATGCAGGCGTATTTCCGCAACAGCCTCGCCAGTCCCGGGCTGCTCGGCGTGAGCGCGGGAGGCACGGCCGGCGCGGTTGTCGTCATCGGCGCGGGCATCACCGCGCATTCGCTCCTGTTTCTCCCCGTGGCGTCGATCGCCGGCGCGTTTGTCGCCACGGCCATGGTCATCGCGCTCGCGCGGCGCGGCGCGGGCACCGAGCGCCTTCTCCTCGCCGGCATCGCGCTCAATGCGATGCTCGGCGCCGTCTCCAGCTACGTGCTCTCCAACGCCACCCTCACCTACGAGCGCAACGCGCAGATTCTCTTCTGGCTGCTCGGCGGACTCGAGGACCGCACGTGGGAACACGTGAAAATGGCCATCCCCATCGTGGTCGCCGCCGCGCTGCTCTGGCCTCTCGGCCGCCAGATGGACTTGCTCAGCCTCGGCGCCGACGAAGCCCAGAGCCTCGGTGTCGACGTGCGGCGGTTGCGGCGCTGGCTGCTCGTGCTGTCCACCGTGCTCACCGCGCTCGCCACGGCGGTCGCCGGCTCGGTCGGCTTTGTCGGCCTCATCGTGCCGCATCTGCTGCGCCTGCTCGTCGGCCCGGAACACCGCCGCCTCGTGCCGCTTTCGCTCATCGGAGGCGCGGCCTTCGTCGTCGCCTGCGACCTCGTCGGCCGCGAGGCGGGCGGCCTTCGCATCGGCATCGTCACCTCGCTCGTCGGCGGCCCCTTCTTCCTCTGGCTCCTTCGCAAAAAAACATGA
- the cbiB gene encoding adenosylcobinamide-phosphate synthase CbiB, translating to MLLSALQSFSLSALLLGVALDLALGDPRWLPHPIVGYGRAIAWGERKLNHGSSRARFFKGAALTLFLVAVTYTVWLAALALAARAHTAAAVALAAFGVFTALAHRTLIAECRAVFRALGDGTRDHDPGTLDAARRQLARIVGRDTARLDARQIRTAALETLAENLSDGVVAPLFWYALGGVPAMMACKMVNTLDSMIGHHDDRHEFFGKTAARLDDAVNYLPARLTALLLALAARSPRALRFVARYGRAHASPNAGYPEAALAGALDLRFGGPNYYDGELVEKPFIGRNPRAVRPAEIDTAARHAHVTLALMVLLTAAARLLLPLPFC from the coding sequence ATGCTCCTTTCCGCCCTCCAGTCCTTCAGCCTTTCCGCCCTGCTCCTGGGCGTCGCCCTCGACCTCGCGCTCGGCGATCCCCGCTGGCTCCCTCATCCAATCGTTGGATACGGCCGCGCCATCGCCTGGGGCGAGCGCAAGCTCAACCACGGCTCGTCCCGCGCCCGTTTTTTCAAAGGCGCCGCGCTCACCCTGTTCCTCGTCGCCGTCACTTACACCGTCTGGCTCGCCGCCCTCGCCCTCGCCGCCCGCGCGCACACCGCCGCCGCCGTCGCGCTTGCCGCCTTTGGCGTCTTCACCGCCTTGGCCCACCGCACCCTCATCGCCGAATGCCGCGCCGTCTTTCGCGCGCTCGGCGACGGGACGCGCGATCACGATCCCGGCACCCTTGACGCCGCCAGACGACAGCTCGCCCGCATCGTCGGACGCGACACCGCGCGCCTCGACGCCCGGCAAATCCGCACCGCCGCCCTGGAAACCCTCGCCGAAAATCTCTCCGACGGCGTCGTCGCCCCGCTTTTCTGGTATGCCCTTGGCGGCGTCCCCGCCATGATGGCCTGCAAAATGGTCAACACCCTCGACTCCATGATCGGCCATCACGATGACCGCCATGAGTTCTTCGGCAAAACCGCCGCCCGCCTCGATGACGCTGTCAACTACCTTCCCGCCCGCCTTACCGCGCTCCTTCTCGCCCTCGCCGCGCGCAGCCCCCGCGCCCTCCGCTTCGTCGCCCGTTACGGCCGCGCCCATGCCAGTCCCAATGCCGGCTACCCCGAGGCGGCCCTCGCCGGCGCCCTCGATCTTCGTTTCGGCGGGCCGAATTATTACGACGGAGAACTCGTGGAAAAACCCTTCATCGGCCGGAATCCCCGCGCCGTCCGCCCCGCCGAAATCGACACCGCCGCCCGCCACGCGCACGTCACCCTCGCCCTCATGGTCCTCCTGACCGCCGCCGCCCGCCTCCTGCTCCCTCTGCCGTTCTGTTGA
- a CDS encoding ABC transporter ATP-binding protein → MTNVLDIINASVPGRLTDVSLRLGSGTMAGLVGPNGSGKSTLLQVASGLLPASGEVRWGGQQLPHIPILERGRRTAWVPQEARFEFGFTVRSVVAQGRYAHGDDNQGVDEALARLDLTALADRPVNHLSGGERQRVLLARAIATGAPLQLWDEPLAALDPRHALEILLLGNKHTRAGGTLLFSLHDLRMAYILDIVVVLHKGRLRAAGVPSKVLTPDLLLEVFGVRSEITPSLSFALP, encoded by the coding sequence ATGACCAACGTGCTCGACATCATCAACGCCTCCGTGCCCGGCCGTCTCACCGATGTGAGCCTGCGCCTGGGCTCCGGCACGATGGCCGGACTGGTCGGCCCCAACGGCTCGGGCAAGTCCACCCTGCTTCAGGTCGCATCCGGACTGCTCCCCGCCAGCGGGGAGGTGCGCTGGGGCGGGCAGCAGCTCCCGCACATTCCCATCCTCGAACGCGGACGGCGCACCGCCTGGGTGCCGCAGGAGGCGCGCTTCGAGTTCGGCTTCACCGTCCGCTCCGTCGTCGCGCAGGGCCGCTACGCGCACGGCGACGACAACCAGGGGGTGGACGAGGCTCTCGCCCGCCTCGATCTCACCGCGCTTGCCGACCGCCCCGTCAATCATCTCTCCGGCGGCGAACGCCAGCGCGTCCTCCTCGCCCGCGCCATCGCCACCGGGGCTCCGCTCCAGCTCTGGGACGAACCGCTCGCCGCGCTCGACCCGCGCCACGCGCTCGAGATCCTCCTCCTCGGCAACAAGCACACCCGGGCGGGCGGCACGCTCCTTTTTTCCCTGCACGACCTCCGCATGGCCTACATCCTCGACATCGTCGTCGTCCTGCACAAAGGCCGCCTGCGCGCCGCCGGCGTCCCCTCCAAGGTCCTCACGCCCGACCTCCTCCTCGAAGTCTTCGGTGTCCGCTCCGAGATCACCCCCAGCCTCTCCTTCGCCCTGCCCTGA
- a CDS encoding cobyric acid synthase, with amino-acid sequence MRSLSILGTSSNAGKTWVATAFCAWLRAQGVRVAPFKAQNMSNNAWATLDGGEMARAQAVQAEACGLMPDAGMNPILLKPSGPGGSQLVLLGRAQGHQAAAEYYRHFDHLWEIVKAALDGWRSRCDVLVQEGAGSPVELNLMGRDLVNLRPMRHLDGRFLLVGDIDRGGIYAQLAGTWALLPPEDRPRSLGAIVNRFRGDISLFPHPQEWLAPHAPGLDIAGTLPFRPDLQPEEEDGLAATDEDRGAGASICWIRLPRAANLTDCQPWWGDAGIRTRWVSAPEALAGARAIVIPGSKNTLADLRWLRACGLAGAIVAAAKRGVPVVGICGGFQILGARLVDPEGVAGDAGDESGLGLLPHRTVFQREKTVRQVTARCGDRRWTAYEIHMGRSEPTAPCPALHLIEDAQGSRPEGLRSGNVIGTYLHGWFEVPETRRLLAAAANIAEHMPHLVPWAEQRQQIYRQMAAHLESHLNLASIKRYLDL; translated from the coding sequence ATGCGCTCCCTCTCCATCCTCGGCACGTCCTCCAACGCCGGCAAAACCTGGGTCGCCACCGCCTTCTGCGCCTGGCTGCGCGCCCAGGGCGTGCGCGTCGCCCCCTTCAAGGCGCAGAACATGTCCAACAACGCCTGGGCCACGCTCGACGGCGGCGAGATGGCCCGCGCCCAGGCCGTCCAAGCCGAGGCCTGCGGCCTCATGCCGGACGCCGGGATGAACCCCATCCTCCTGAAACCCTCCGGCCCCGGCGGATCCCAACTCGTCCTTCTGGGCCGCGCCCAAGGCCACCAGGCCGCCGCCGAGTATTACCGCCACTTCGACCACCTCTGGGAAATCGTGAAGGCCGCGCTGGACGGCTGGCGCTCCCGCTGCGACGTCCTCGTGCAGGAAGGCGCGGGCAGTCCCGTCGAACTCAATCTCATGGGGCGCGACCTCGTCAACCTCCGCCCCATGCGCCACCTCGACGGACGCTTTCTCCTCGTGGGCGACATCGACCGCGGCGGCATCTACGCCCAGCTCGCCGGCACCTGGGCGCTCCTCCCGCCGGAGGACCGCCCCCGCTCGCTCGGCGCCATCGTCAACCGCTTCCGCGGCGACATTTCCCTGTTCCCCCATCCGCAGGAATGGCTCGCCCCGCACGCCCCCGGCCTCGACATCGCCGGCACGCTCCCCTTCCGTCCCGACCTCCAGCCCGAGGAGGAGGACGGGCTCGCCGCCACCGACGAGGACCGCGGCGCCGGCGCATCCATTTGCTGGATACGGCTTCCCCGCGCCGCCAACCTCACCGACTGCCAGCCGTGGTGGGGCGACGCCGGCATCCGCACGCGCTGGGTCTCCGCGCCCGAAGCCCTCGCCGGCGCGCGCGCCATCGTCATCCCCGGCTCCAAAAACACCCTCGCGGACCTGCGCTGGCTTCGCGCATGCGGCCTCGCCGGCGCCATCGTCGCCGCGGCGAAACGCGGCGTCCCGGTCGTCGGCATTTGCGGCGGTTTCCAGATCCTCGGCGCGCGCCTCGTCGACCCGGAAGGCGTGGCGGGTGACGCGGGCGACGAGTCCGGCCTCGGCCTTCTGCCGCACCGGACCGTTTTCCAACGCGAAAAGACCGTCCGCCAAGTCACCGCCCGCTGCGGTGACCGCCGCTGGACCGCCTATGAAATCCACATGGGCCGCAGCGAACCGACCGCGCCCTGCCCCGCCCTTCACCTCATCGAGGACGCACAGGGTTCCCGTCCCGAGGGACTCCGCTCGGGCAATGTCATCGGCACCTATCTGCACGGCTGGTTCGAGGTCCCTGAGACCCGCCGTCTCCTCGCCGCCGCCGCCAATATCGCGGAGCACATGCCGCATCTCGTCCCCTGGGCCGAGCAACGCCAGCAAATCTACCGCCAGATGGCCGCGCATCTGGAATCCCACCTGAACCTTGCATCCATCAAACGCTACCTCGACCTATGA
- a CDS encoding ABC transporter substrate-binding protein translates to MSCKTNSARRAPPPRRDDLPAARSAGSGAYLYPKYKYACALLVFLLFGLSALQSFGPRAFAAPPQMRVVSQTVGNDELLLAVASPSQIAALSHLATESDFSAVAAQAAAFPKLDKNATAESILSFSPTLVLFTDYSRTELVEQIHRAGVRSVIIKNYRTLDDTYGNLRLIAAELGPEAAGRAERLIAGCEARVAALRAKMAGAKPVRVIAPSTYGVIPGRDTTFQDLCDHAAAENLAATLGGLRGHAPPPSEKMIAWPVDKVVLISGALQSGVRPLDGEDPVQAALAPFLKLPPYQFMPAVRERRVALLEPWQISCVSHHRVAAYERLARELHPERFAHAE, encoded by the coding sequence ATGTCCTGCAAAACCAACAGCGCGCGCCGCGCGCCGCCTCCCCGTCGGGACGACCTTCCCGCCGCCCGGTCAGCGGGATCTGGCGCGTATTTGTATCCTAAATACAAATACGCATGCGCGCTGTTGGTTTTTCTGCTCTTCGGCCTTTCAGCCCTTCAGTCCTTCGGCCCTCGCGCATTCGCGGCCCCGCCGCAAATGCGCGTCGTCTCCCAGACCGTCGGCAACGACGAACTGCTCCTCGCCGTCGCCTCGCCGTCGCAAATCGCCGCGCTCAGCCACCTCGCGACCGAGTCCGATTTTTCCGCCGTGGCCGCGCAGGCCGCCGCGTTTCCCAAACTCGACAAGAACGCCACCGCCGAGAGCATCCTCTCGTTTTCGCCCACGCTCGTCCTTTTCACCGACTACAGCCGCACCGAACTCGTCGAGCAAATCCACCGCGCCGGCGTGCGCAGTGTCATCATCAAAAACTATCGCACCCTCGACGACACCTACGGCAACCTTCGCCTCATCGCCGCCGAACTCGGCCCCGAGGCCGCCGGGCGGGCCGAGCGTCTCATCGCCGGGTGCGAAGCCCGCGTCGCCGCGCTCCGCGCCAAAATGGCCGGCGCCAAGCCCGTGCGCGTCATCGCCCCCTCGACCTACGGGGTGATTCCCGGCCGCGATACCACCTTTCAGGATCTCTGCGACCACGCCGCCGCCGAAAACCTCGCCGCCACGCTCGGCGGACTGCGCGGGCATGCGCCGCCGCCGTCCGAGAAAATGATCGCCTGGCCCGTGGACAAAGTCGTGCTCATCTCCGGGGCGCTCCAAAGCGGCGTCCGCCCGCTCGACGGCGAGGATCCCGTGCAGGCCGCGCTCGCCCCCTTCCTGAAGCTCCCGCCCTACCAGTTCATGCCCGCCGTCCGCGAACGCCGCGTGGCCTTGCTGGAGCCGTGGCAGATAAGCTGCGTCTCGCACCACCGCGTCGCCGCCTACGAACGGCTGGCCCGCGAGTTGCATCCCGAGCGCTTCGCCCATGCAGAATGA
- the cobT gene encoding nicotinate-nucleotide--dimethylbenzimidazole phosphoribosyltransferase, whose product MSYKIPTIPSLAHHLEADLRAAIDNKTKPPGSLGQLETLALRLGLMQDTLAPALRRPASLVFAGDHGLADEGVSPFPKAVTVQMVLNFLAGGAAINVFARQHGLDLRVIDAAVAGPLPAHPQLLDRKIMPSGTRNALHGPAMTPDEVARCLAAGDQLAADLAAGGCNAVIFGEMGIGNTSAASLLMTALTGMPIETTTGRGSGHDPAGLARKRDILARVLARHPGATTPLAALAAFGGAEMAMMTGAMLGAAARRMVVLNDGFIVTASLLVAARLNPAVLDYTVFSHTSAEGAHDALVKHLGGQPLLALDLRLGEGTGAALAWPLLLSATRFLQEMATFETASVNKIHT is encoded by the coding sequence ATGTCCTACAAAATCCCGACCATCCCGTCCCTCGCCCATCATCTCGAGGCCGACCTCCGCGCGGCCATCGACAATAAAACCAAGCCCCCCGGCTCGCTCGGCCAGCTCGAAACCCTCGCGCTCCGCCTCGGCCTCATGCAGGACACCCTCGCGCCCGCGCTCCGGCGACCCGCCTCGCTCGTCTTCGCCGGCGACCACGGGCTCGCCGATGAAGGAGTCAGCCCCTTTCCCAAGGCCGTCACCGTCCAGATGGTGCTCAACTTCCTTGCCGGCGGCGCCGCCATCAACGTCTTCGCCCGCCAGCACGGCCTCGACCTTCGTGTGATCGACGCCGCCGTCGCCGGCCCCCTTCCCGCGCACCCGCAGCTCCTCGACCGCAAGATCATGCCGTCCGGCACGCGCAACGCCCTCCACGGCCCGGCCATGACACCGGACGAAGTCGCGCGCTGCCTCGCCGCCGGGGACCAGCTCGCCGCCGATCTCGCCGCCGGGGGATGCAATGCCGTCATTTTCGGCGAGATGGGCATCGGCAACACCTCCGCCGCCTCGCTCCTCATGACCGCGCTCACCGGCATGCCCATCGAAACGACGACCGGGCGCGGCTCCGGCCACGACCCCGCCGGACTCGCCCGCAAACGCGACATCCTCGCCCGCGTCCTCGCCCGCCATCCCGGCGCGACCACGCCTCTCGCGGCCCTCGCCGCCTTTGGCGGAGCCGAAATGGCCATGATGACCGGCGCGATGCTCGGGGCCGCCGCGCGCCGCATGGTCGTCCTCAACGACGGCTTTATCGTCACGGCCTCGCTCCTTGTCGCCGCGCGCCTCAATCCCGCCGTCCTCGACTACACGGTCTTTTCCCACACGTCCGCCGAAGGCGCGCATGACGCGCTGGTGAAGCACCTGGGCGGACAGCCGCTCCTCGCCCTCGACCTTCGGCTCGGCGAAGGCACCGGCGCGGCGCTGGCCTGGCCGCTCCTGCTATCGGCGACCCGGTTCCTCCAGGAAATGGCCACCTTCGAAACCGCCAGCGTGAACAAAATCCACACCTGA
- a CDS encoding pyridoxal phosphate-dependent aminotransferase, whose translation MIYGHGDDAHSQTHHIRDDFSSNIRPDGPPVELIDHLRARLSAVARYPEPAADTVRRQLAATHQVSAAQVLVTAGATAAIYLVAQAHRARASLIVTPTFSEYEDACRLHDHKLAFSARARFFADPGSHLDTAPRPDLLWLCNPNNPTGEAASRDELLALIDAHPRTLFVIDQSYADFCLVAPILPADTAVRENLILIRSLTKTLGIPGLRIGHVFASASNIAALARHLQPWAVNTLALEAAAYYLAHRARLAPPLETWLAHTRAFSRAVAGLEGFTPHPTATTFFLVELARGTSAALKQYLVEKHGILIRDAANFRGLTSRHIRVSPQSPWQNHRLAQSLQTWRG comes from the coding sequence ATGATTTACGGCCACGGCGACGACGCCCATTCCCAGACCCACCACATCCGCGACGATTTCAGCTCCAATATCCGGCCGGACGGACCGCCGGTCGAACTCATCGACCATCTCCGCGCGCGCCTGTCCGCCGTTGCCCGCTATCCCGAGCCCGCCGCCGACACCGTGCGCCGCCAACTCGCCGCCACCCATCAGGTTTCCGCCGCGCAAGTCCTCGTCACCGCCGGGGCCACCGCCGCCATCTATCTCGTCGCGCAAGCCCACCGCGCCCGCGCCTCGCTCATCGTCACGCCCACCTTTTCCGAATACGAGGACGCCTGTCGCCTTCACGACCACAAGCTCGCCTTCTCCGCCCGCGCCCGCTTTTTTGCCGATCCCGGCAGCCACCTCGACACCGCGCCGCGCCCCGACCTTCTCTGGCTCTGCAATCCCAACAACCCCACCGGCGAGGCCGCGTCCCGCGACGAACTCCTCGCCCTCATCGACGCGCACCCCCGCACGCTTTTCGTCATCGACCAGTCCTACGCCGATTTCTGCTTGGTCGCCCCCATCCTGCCCGCCGACACCGCCGTCCGCGAAAACCTCATCCTCATCCGCTCCCTCACCAAAACCCTCGGCATCCCCGGCCTGCGCATCGGCCACGTCTTCGCCTCCGCGTCCAACATTGCCGCGCTTGCCCGCCACCTCCAGCCCTGGGCCGTCAACACCCTCGCGCTCGAAGCCGCCGCCTACTACCTCGCACACCGCGCACGCCTCGCGCCCCCGCTCGAAACCTGGCTTGCGCACACCCGCGCCTTCTCCCGCGCCGTCGCGGGCCTCGAAGGATTCACGCCGCATCCCACCGCGACCACCTTCTTCCTCGTCGAGCTGGCCCGCGGCACCTCGGCCGCGCTCAAGCAATATCTCGTGGAGAAACACGGCATCCTCATCCGCGACGCCGCCAACTTCCGCGGCCTGACCTCCCGCCACATCCGCGTCTCCCCTCAATCCCCGTGGCAAAACCACCGCCTCGCACAGTCCCTCCAAACCTGGCGCGGCTGA
- the cobO gene encoding cob(I)yrinic acid a,c-diamide adenosyltransferase gives MNDHPQPSSPSPARTDAEHREHMQTVQAQVRAAVQSAKDKRGLVMVHTGNGKGKTTAAFGMLARMLAHKRKCAVIQFIKSGKDAVARLLESPNLHWHHAGGGFTWDTQNRDSDIALCREGWRLALSYFADPEISFIHLDELNVVLDIGYLPKDEVLAALRAKRPDLHVVCTGRNAPPELIELADLVTEMREIKHPFNAGIQAQQGIEF, from the coding sequence ATGAACGACCATCCGCAACCTTCCTCTCCTTCTCCCGCCCGCACCGACGCCGAGCACCGCGAGCACATGCAAACCGTCCAGGCGCAGGTCCGCGCCGCCGTGCAATCCGCCAAGGACAAGCGCGGCCTCGTCATGGTGCACACCGGCAACGGCAAAGGCAAAACCACTGCCGCCTTCGGCATGCTCGCCCGCATGCTCGCGCACAAACGCAAATGCGCCGTCATCCAGTTCATCAAGTCCGGCAAGGATGCCGTCGCCCGCCTGCTCGAAAGCCCCAATCTCCACTGGCACCACGCCGGCGGCGGCTTTACCTGGGACACCCAGAACCGCGACAGCGACATCGCCCTCTGCCGCGAAGGCTGGCGGCTTGCCCTGAGCTATTTCGCCGACCCGGAAATCAGCTTCATCCACCTCGACGAACTCAACGTCGTCCTCGACATCGGCTACCTCCCGAAAGACGAGGTCCTCGCCGCGCTCCGCGCCAAGCGCCCCGACCTCCACGTCGTCTGCACCGGCCGCAATGCCCCGCCCGAGCTCATCGAACTCGCCGACCTCGTCACCGAAATGCGCGAGATCAAGCACCCCTTCAACGCCGGCATCCAGGCCCAGCAGGGAATCGAGTTCTGA
- a CDS encoding bifunctional adenosylcobinamide kinase/adenosylcobinamide-phosphate guanylyltransferase, with translation MSSLVFLTGPVRSGKSRRAVELATAWGPGTVFIATCRPPVAGPDGAPSDPELAERIRRHRAERPAAWRVLEAPRDLPAALDALQPPPAGVLLDCLTLWVSDRLDLSDDALIAEWDRLLAYLRAAPCPSVIVSNEIGWSPVPGHPVLRRFRDLVGILAQRTAAAATEAHLCVAGQTLRLK, from the coding sequence ATGTCCTCCCTCGTTTTTCTCACTGGCCCCGTGCGCAGCGGCAAAAGCCGTCGCGCCGTCGAACTCGCCACCGCCTGGGGCCCCGGCACCGTTTTCATCGCCACCTGCCGTCCTCCCGTCGCCGGACCGGACGGCGCGCCCTCCGATCCCGAGCTGGCCGAACGCATCCGCCGCCACCGGGCCGAGCGTCCCGCAGCTTGGCGCGTGCTCGAGGCTCCCCGGGACCTGCCCGCCGCCCTCGACGCGCTCCAACCGCCGCCCGCCGGCGTTCTGCTCGACTGCCTCACGCTCTGGGTTTCCGACCGCCTCGACCTCTCCGACGACGCCCTCATCGCGGAATGGGACAGGCTCCTCGCCTATCTCCGCGCCGCCCCCTGCCCGTCGGTCATCGTCAGCAATGAAATCGGCTGGTCGCCCGTCCCCGGGCATCCCGTCCTCCGCCGCTTCCGCGATCTCGTCGGCATCCTCGCCCAGCGCACCGCCGCCGCCGCCACCGAAGCCCACCTCTGCGTCGCCGGCCAAACGCTCCGCCTGAAATAA